The stretch of DNA TCCGTCACCTTGGCATCGGTATAGGCGTAGGTGAGGATCAGGCTCAGGGCCTCCGTCACCTGCCCCGCGACATCCAGTTCGATTCCCTGACTCCGGGCCTCTCCAATGGGAGTAGAAAAAGGTGTCCCCGGCACTGGGACAGCGACATTTTGCTTGCTCAGATGATACACGGCGAGCGTCGAATTCAAGCGGCCGTCAAAGAAGGATGTTTTCACCCCGCCTTCGAACTGCTCGCCGATCTGCGGCTTGAGGATCTTCCCCGATGCGTCGAATACCGAATTGGCGGCCCCGAGCGACTGCACATAATTTCCATACACGGACAACCACTCCCGCGCCTGATAGACAATGCCGGCGCGGGGATTGAACCGTCGATTGTGGGTCGTCTGCAACGCACCAGCGGCGGATGCCAGCGATTGATCTTTGCCGAAGGCCAGTCCAAGCTCGCTGATGGCCCAATCGTACCGCCCACCGCCCATGATATGCAGTTTGTCGAAGAGGGTAATCTGGTCCTGGAGGAATATGCTGTTCCAGGACATCCGTTGGTCGATAAAAAAGTTATAGGGCTGCAGAGATTGATTGACGTTCGTGTATTGGGGAGTGAAGATATTGATCGCTCCGGCATCCGCGCTTATAGAGCGGACTTCCGCGAAGTTCCCGTAGTATTCCCAACCGGCCAACACCCGATGCACCAGACCGACAGTCGTGAACCTCCCCGACACATCGACGGTTCCCATATACGTGTTGTTGACCGCATTGCCCCGATAAAAGAATCGCTGCAAGTCTCCCGTCGTCTCATCCAGACTCGCTCCCGCCGTCTGCGGGTCCCCCACGTTGCGCCGGAAGTAGTTGAAGCGTCCACGGACCTGCCAGTCATCATTGAACGCATGGGTCAGGGTTGCGACCGTATTGTAGACATCCATCCGGATACGATCCGCCGGTTCCCCCAGAAACCGCGACCTTGGTAGAGGCGCGGGTCCATTGCCGAGGGCGACGATACCGTAATCTTCACGGCTCCGCTCACCGGAATACATGAATTCGACATCGAATTGCGTACGCGGCGCGATTTTCCAGGTAACGGTCGGCGCCGCGAACGTCCGCGTGTTGAATCCAAAATCACGATAGGACTCTTTATTTAAATACTCAAAATTGAATCGATACAGCAGCGTCCCGCTCTGGTTCAGTTTGCCGGTGGCATCTGCTAAGGTTTGATAGTGGCCGAATGACCCGACTTGCTGGTTCAGAGAATAATGCGCCACTTCTTGCGGACGCTTCGTGATCAAGTTGATCATACCGCCCGGCTCGATCCGACCATAGAGATTGGCCGCTGCGCCTTTGACCACTTCGACACGCTCGATATTGGCCAGCGAAAGCCGCATCCCAGGAACCCGGAATCCATCCCGATAGGATAGGTACCCGGTGTTAAACCCTCGCAGCATGAACTCTTCTGACAACCCACCAAATGTAAAGCCCGGGTAGACGCCGCTGACATTCTTCACGGTATCCTCGATCTGCACCGCCTGTTG from Nitrospira sp. encodes:
- a CDS encoding TonB-dependent siderophore receptor; this translates as MPGLAASSQDEQAVGYTPIHAADQLDVQPVTVQEVQIITKSLPAFRDQDVPNDPSYTRSNTSSANRINVPIMQTPVSVQVVPRAVIRDQQAVQIEDTVKNVSGVYPGFTFGGLSEEFMLRGFNTGYLSYRDGFRVPGMRLSLANIERVEVVKGAAANLYGRIEPGGMINLITKRPQEVAHYSLNQQVGSFGHYQTLADATGKLNQSGTLLYRFNFEYLNKESYRDFGFNTRTFAAPTVTWKIAPRTQFDVEFMYSGERSREDYGIVALGNGPAPLPRSRFLGEPADRIRMDVYNTVATLTHAFNDDWQVRGRFNYFRRNVGDPQTAGASLDETTGDLQRFFYRGNAVNNTYMGTVDVSGRFTTVGLVHRVLAGWEYYGNFAEVRSISADAGAINIFTPQYTNVNQSLQPYNFFIDQRMSWNSIFLQDQITLFDKLHIMGGGRYDWAISELGLAFGKDQSLASAAGALQTTHNRRFNPRAGIVYQAREWLSVYGNYVQSLGAANSVFDASGKILKPQIGEQFEGGVKTSFFDGRLNSTLAVYHLSKQNVAVPVPGTPFSTPIGEARSQGIELDVAGQVTEALSLILTYAYTDAKVTEGADKGRRLWNVPIHGGSLWARYEVPSEWVRGLTVGSGVFVQDKRQGDPSNSYSLPIQTRIDAMVRYQPPILDSRLSFQLNAYNLANETLYGGTLGDRFSINVGMPRMFIGSIHWAL